CACCTCGGGCATGCGCAAGTCCACCAGCACCACGCTGGGCTGGAACTCGACGGCCAGTTCGACCGCGCGCGGCGATCGCGCATCGTAGCGCAGCCGCAGCTGGGCGCATTCCTTGAGGCTGTGGGAAATAAGGTCCTGGGCGAACGGCTCGTCGTCGATCAGCAGCACCGAGCAGGGAGGAGAAGCGTCGTCAATCATCGAAGCGAGTTGCTCGGCGTTAACGCAGCCGATCGTATTGTGGTCAGGTTCGCGAATTTTACATGAACGCCGGAAATATCACGCGCACAAATGGGCACCGCGCGCTGCTCAGACGCCTGGCGGCGCGACGCTGCGCAGGTCGGCCACCGGCTCGCTGCCGAATCCCTCGCCCAGCAGGTAGCCAACCAGGCGGGCGGCGCAGTCGGCCGGATCGGTCAGCTCCCCTTCCCGCTTGAGCGCGTCGAAGCGCTCGCGCAGCGGAAACTGCGCGAGCGACGCGGCGCGGATCTCGGCTTGCATGGCGGTGTCGATGACGCCCGGCGCGAGGCTGCAGATGCGCAGGCCGGCGATGGCGTCGAGCGCGGCGGCGCGGGCGTGCTGGTCGAGCGCGGCCTTGGTGGCGCAGTACACGCTCCAGCCTGGATAGGCGCCGCGCCCGGCGCCGCTCGACACGTGCAGGATGCGGCATGCGGCCGATGGCGGGCGGGCCGCCGCGACGGCGCCGGCCAGCATCAGCGGCGCGGCGATGTTCAGCGCCACCGCGCGCGCGACGGCGGCCGGGTCCTGCATCGCCAGCGGGCCGACCGGCTGCACCGTGCCGGCATTGTTGATCAGCAGGACAGAATCGGCATCGGCCAGCCAGGCGGCGAGGTCGGGGCCGGCGAGCCAGGCGGCCAGCGCGGCGCTGTCGGAGAGGTCGAGTGCAACTTGGGAACCGATACCGGCAGCCGCGCTGCGCGCAATTCCAAGCACGGCGATGCCGCGGCCCAGAAGCTCAGCCGCAATGGCGGCGCCGAGGCCGTGCGTGTGTCCGGTGACGATGGCTTTGATCATGAGGAATCCGGAATTCGTCGTTAGCTAAACGCTGTCGCACCTGCGCAGGCAGGTGCCTATATTGAGCGTACGAGCACTCTTAGTCTAGCTCAGTATGGGCACCTGCCTGCGCAGATACTGTGGTCCCTAATTTTTTGCAAGCGCCATTTTTGGATCGAAGCGTGCGTCGCTCTTCAGTACCGCCATCATCCAATGGATCAGCTTGCGCATGACTGCGACCAACGCGACTTTACCCCCTTTGCCAGCAGCTCGAAGTCGCGCGTAGAGCGCTTGGGCAGCTGGATTGAACCGAATCGCCGTCATCGCCGGGCAGTACAATATTTTGCGTAGTCGTCCATGTCCTAGCTTGCACAAGTGTGATTTGCCGTGCACCGAATCGCCGGACTGATTATGTTCCGGTGATAGTCCTACGAACGCCACCATCTGGCGGATATTATCAAAGCGGTCTACAGGAAGCCACGCAAGAAAATAACTGCTAACCCGTTCCCCCACCCCGGGAATACTGCGTAGGAGTTCCTGTTGATTCCGCAGTCCGGGGTGGCGGTCGATATGATCGCGGATTTTTTGCGTCAATAATGCTTCCTCTTCCTTCAAAGTCAGCAATATGCGATCGACCGATTCCAACGCTTGGCCCGCCGCTTCGTGACGCCGATTCTGCTCCTGCACATGCATGCCTTGAACCGCTTCCAGGCGCGCGATGAGGCGCTGCAACTCCCGCACTTCCGTCGCGGGAGGCTCCCAGAGGACCAACTTCTTGGATTGCTCGCCAAATCGGGCGATCAACTCGGCATCAGCTCGGTCAGTCTTTTGTCTGCGCATCTCAGATTGGCCAAAAGCTTTAATTTGCAAAGGATTGACGACGCTGACCAAATATCCAGCGTCAAACATGGCATGCGCCAGAGCTTCGTAATACTGGCTGGTCGCTTCCATCACCACGCGACACTCATTCGCCGAAAT
This window of the Massilia sp. R2A-15 genome carries:
- a CDS encoding IS110 family transposase; protein product: MEVVGIDIAKRKFDLAWLSGKTGKIRNKAFENSPVGFQALCDWLVEQGISANECRVVMEATSQYYEALAHAMFDAGYLVSVVNPLQIKAFGQSEMRRQKTDRADAELIARFGEQSKKLVLWEPPATEVRELQRLIARLEAVQGMHVQEQNRRHEAAGQALESVDRILLTLKEEEALLTQKIRDHIDRHPGLRNQQELLRSIPGVGERVSSYFLAWLPVDRFDNIRQMVAFVGLSPEHNQSGDSVHGKSHLCKLGHGRLRKILYCPAMTAIRFNPAAQALYARLRAAGKGGKVALVAVMRKLIHWMMAVLKSDARFDPKMALAKN
- a CDS encoding SDR family oxidoreductase; the encoded protein is MIKAIVTGHTHGLGAAIAAELLGRGIAVLGIARSAAAGIGSQVALDLSDSAALAAWLAGPDLAAWLADADSVLLINNAGTVQPVGPLAMQDPAAVARAVALNIAAPLMLAGAVAAARPPSAACRILHVSSGAGRGAYPGWSVYCATKAALDQHARAAALDAIAGLRICSLAPGVIDTAMQAEIRAASLAQFPLRERFDALKREGELTDPADCAARLVGYLLGEGFGSEPVADLRSVAPPGV